The genome window AGACGAACAGCTTGCCGACTTGGATGTACGGGCCAAAGCGGCCGATGTTGGCTTTGATGTCTTGTCCGTCTTCGGTTTGACCGACGACCCGCGGCAACTTGAACATTTCCAGCGCTTGCTCCAGGGTGACGGTTTCAATTTTCGCCCCCTTCGGCAGCGGCGCAAAGCGTGGTTTGTCCTCGTCGTCAGTGGCTCCCAGTTGCAACATTGGACCAAAGCGGCCAAAGCGCGCCAGGATTGGTTTGCCAGATTTTGGATCGATGCCGACTTCGCGGTTAGCGCCGACTTTACTGCGGTCGATGCCGCCTGACTGCTCAATCAGTTTGTGAAACGGCGTGTAAAATCCGTGCAGCATGGCGCTTTTGGCCAGCTCAGCGGCAGCGATTTTATCAAATTCGGTTTCGACATTGGCGGTAAAATCATAGTCAACGATCTGCGTGAAATGGTCGGTCAAAAAGTCGGCGATTAGTTCCCCGCTTGGCGTTGGGATGAGCTTGCCGCGGGTGGAACCGGTTTTTTCTTGGATGACGTCGCGGCTGACTTCCTCGCCGTTGTAGCTGAGGACGATGACGTCGCGCGGCTGGCCTTCGCTGTCGCCCTTTTCGACGTAGCCGCGGGTCTGTACGGTGTCGATGATAGTGGCGTAGGTGCTTGGCCGGCCAATACCGAGATCTTCGAGTTTTTTAACCAGTGAACCTTCGGTGTAACGGGCCGGCGGCCGGGCGAAGGTTTGGCGGGCGATGATGTTGTGAGTTTCAAGCGTGTCGCCAGAGTGGAGCTTCGGCAAGATTTCGTCTTTGCCGCCGCCATAGACGCGTAGGAATCCGTCGAAGGTGATGACTTCGCCTTTGGCTTCGAAGTATAAGTCTGCGGTAGCCGCCTCTCGGACATCGTCAGAAAGGTCGGTATTACCAGCGCCACGCTCCTGCGCTGGAGTACTCTTTTCGCTTGTATCTCCACTGGAGATACTAAGCGAGCGTTCGGCTGAAACGTCCGCTCCTCGCGAACGTTTCACAGCCTCCAGCGCAGGAGGTGTCGCTGGCGCTGGCTCATCTGGCGCGAGTGGCGTCTCAGAAAAAATCTGGGCAACTTCATGTGGGTCCCGGATTGTTTTATGAGATGCCCGAGCGCCGCCGATAGCGATTACCATCGTGGTTTTCTCTAACTTCGCTGCCGACATTTGCGATGCCAGAGTGCGGCGGCGGATGAGGTCGTAGAGTTTTTGGTCGTACTCGTTGGAGGTGACGGTTTCGCGGGTGATGTCGGTCGGGCGGATGGCTTCGTGAGCTTCCTGGGCGGAGGCGGATTTGGTTTTGAATTTACGCACAGTCGAATAATCTGGGCCGTACAGCCGCTTGATGAAATCAGTCGCGCTGGCGATGGCCTGCCCGCTCAAATTGACTGAGTCGGTGCGCATGTAGGTGATTTTACCGTCTTGGTAGAGCCGCTGGGCCGAGGCCATGGTGGCCTTGGAGCTGAAGCCAAGCTTGGCGTTGGCCTCTTGCTGCAAGGTTGAGGTCGTAAACGGCGCGGCTGGGTTGCGGGTGCCAGGCGTTTTTGAGATATCGCTGACGGTGAATGTGGCTGGCTTGAGGCTGCTCAAAAATTCGTGGGCGGCTGCTTCAGAATCAAATTTCTGGTTAAGTTCGGCTTTGAATTCTTGATTGTTATGGATAAATACGGCGGTCACCTTGAACTGCGAGCTACCCTCAAATTTCATAATTTCTCGTTCACGCTCGACCAATAGCCGCACCGCTGGACTCTGAACACGTCCGGCTGACTTGCCGCCCGGTACTTTTTGCCAGACTACCGGGCTGAGCTCAAAGCCAACCAATCGGTCGAGAATCTGCCGTGCCTGCTGGGCTTGCACCAGATTCATATCAACAGTGCGCGGGTTTTTAATGGCATTGGTGATGGCGTCCTTGGTGATCTCGTGAAAAACGATGCGCTTGGTCGTCTCAACCGGCAAATCCAGCACTTTACAGAGATGCCAAGCAATCGCCTCCCCTTCGCGGTCTTCATCGGTGGCCAGCCAGACGTTGTCTTTGCCGACGGCCTTGACATTTTTCTTTAGCTCGGTGATGACTTTCTTTTTCTCGGGATCAACTTCGTAGACAGCAAAAAAATCATTCGCCACATCAATCGGCGGCGTGCCGTCCTTGGTTTTTTTGACAATCGAGCGGATGTGCCCCACGCTTGATAAGACATGAAAATCCTTGCCCAAATATTTCTCAATGGTTTTGGCTTTGGCTGGTGACTCGACGATGACGAGATTTTTCATAACTCTATATTATATCAAATCACCTCGCAACCACAACCGCCGAGGGTGTTTCTCGGTGGCTCTGGTTGCGAGGACAGAGAGATGGGTCTGTCCTCGCGGGGAGCGCTAGACAAGTCTAACAATACTCTCTTCCTCGAGCAACTCCTCGAGGAGATCATGGTATTTCAGAATCTGATCTCCATCCCCTGTAATAACGGCCTCGTGGAAATGCTTCTCGTACTGTGCTTTGCGCATAGTATAGCACCACTTCCTGACTTCATCGGCGAGATCACCAGTGATTCGCCAGGCGCCAGTGCCGAAACAGCCGAGCAGAACATTGGCCACAACCAAGGGGTCGCTATAGCTAGCCCTAAAGCCAAAGGTAGACTCATCAATGGCCCATGCGGCTTCCACACCGTTGATTTGGATTATTTGCCACAGGTGCTCATTATAGAGCTCCCTGTTGGTACGGATGGTGATGTCACCATTCATAGCCTTGATGACGAAGAAATCATCATAGTTCGCCATGTCAGACCTTCTCTCTCTGTCCGAATTGTCAACACCCAGACTTTCTGGGTGGACGAATCTTCGTTTTTCAACGAAAATCTGATATATATCAATTATTGGATAAAAAGTCAAGAATCTGGCGTATCATTCATCGCCATCACTACCAAAAATAGCTCGTTTGATATAGGTCCATGAGGCATGAGCAGCAAGTGGTAACGAGGCGACAAATGCGGTGCGGCCGACCGTGCGGAGGGTTTCGGCCAGCTCTGATTTATCGTTATGTTCGGCGGTGTAGGCACTGGCATAGGCAAATAACGCCAGCGTCTCGCCGGCCATGGCTAGTTTGCCGGATTTTGTTGGGCGCGTTTCACCCTTGTGTTTACTACGATAATTGGCGATGCCCGTTGCGGTGGCGTTTATCGTGTTCAATAGGGCGATGGTGCCGATAACTGATTTTGGTGCTGCACCCTTTTTTAGCATTTCATAGAGTAGTTTGAGCGTGACCACTTTATCGGTGATTGCGTCAACGGCTGCACCGACATTACTTGTCTGTCCTGTTGCGCGGGCGACCGCCCCGTCAGCCACATCAATTGATCGTCCGATAATTACCCGTACCAAGCCAGAAACCTCCTCAAGGTTTTCCGCACCGTCCCATGTCAACTTGCCGCCTGTTAGGCTCATCGCATTAGGGATGGTCAAGACATCCCTAGTAAAGGTAGCGATACTACTGTCACTAACCGCCTCGTTACTACGTACCAGTTTCCGGCCCTTTTTCATAGTTTGTAGCCTATCATCAATTTGTCAAATTAGCAATATTATCGCGATTATCGCAGTGTCCAATTATTCGCCCCGAGCGGTTTGATCACGCCGTTGATCTCTAGCATGGTTAGCGCCGTGGCGAAGTCGGCCGGGGTGAGGCCGGATTGTTGCTGCAGTTGGTCGCCATCTCTGAGGCCGGTTCGGAGTAAGTCGATGATAGTGTTTTCGGCCGGGGTTTCACCGAGGGGGATGATGGCTTGGTCGGTGGCAGATTGAGTGGTTGACGGGGCGATGACATCGAGGATGTCTGTGGCAGTGGTGGCGACGAGGGCGCCTTGTTTGAGCAGCGCGTTGCAGCCGGCAGATAGCGGGCTGGTGATGTTGCCCGGTACAGCAAAGACGTCGCGGCCTTGGGATAAGGCGTGGGCAGCGGTATTCAGCGTACCGCTACGCTCGGCGGCTTCGGTGATAATGACGGCGTCAGCCAGGCCAGAAACCAAGCGGTTGCGCTCTAAAAAGCTCCAGCGATTGACGATTTTACCATCGCCCTTTTTCCATTCAGACAGAATAGCGCCGCCATTTTCGATGATGTTCATCGCTAGTTTGTAATTGGTTTGCGGCGAGATGTCAGGTAGTTCATTGGGGATAACGCCGATGACTGTGCCGCCAGCCTCGAGGGCGGCTTTCTGGGCGATGCCGTCGATGCCGAGCGCCAAGCCGCTAACGATGATGCAGCCGGCTGTTGCTAGGTCGCCTGCCAGCTGCTCGGTCACTTCCCGGCCGTACGCCGAGGGTTTGCGCGAGCCAACGATGGCCACGACTGGCGCACTAGCAGTTGGCAATGTTCCCATGAAACACAAGCTTTTCGGCGGATTAGCAATACTTGCCAACCTCTGGGTAAAGTTATGCTCATCTGGACGGATTCTATTGATTTCCATGACTTTTGTGATAAAAAGTATTGACATGTTGTCAAATGCTTGCTATAATCAGGAGCGATTGGTTAGCCGAAGTGCTAATCAAAAGCACCTTATACCCCCTATTCTAACTAATATGTTAGGTTGCGCGCAATGGCATTAAGTATTCTTACCCTCCACTTTTTGCGATTCAACGTTACGCGCATACTAACCCCTTTAACTGCCCTTTTTTGAAGGCGACCTCTGTTAAGGTGAGCACTGGATGGTGTTGATATTACTAATCAGGCGCGGACTTTTGGAGTTTTAGTCACGACGCTTCACTGAGACGGGAGCTCGGGTGGGTTGAAGGGTAACAAAGCGCCAGGTGATGCCCACCCTTACCTGGCGCTTTTTTAGTTGGGTTTTTGGCGTGATCTTGTAGTGTCTGAGTGAGGATTGGGTGCGAATTGGCGTGGGACGGTTTGCTAGAAAGTGAAATTTTGGTTGGATATGTCTGAGCATAATATTGACTTTTTGTCTCTAAAATAGTATAGTGAATACATATGACGCAGACAATTGAGCACGATACCTTAGTCAAATTAAGTCAAGAGCGCCCGTTGGTGTTTCGAGCGCAGGCAGCTACTGTCTTGGCACGCGTACCGCGACGATTTCGACGAGACGCGCGGGTGCTGAATCATAGCAAGCGCACAATGCACGACATGTTGACGGCGTGGCGGGACGAATGTTTGCCGAGGTTAGAGACGATCACCTCGGCGCATAATGCGACAATGTTGCAACAAGCCTTGCGGGAGGATTTGCTAGCCGAGACGTCGTCGCAGCAACAGCTGATTGCCATGATGATACCGGTGCGGCTCGAGGAGGAGCGACTGGCCTTTGCGGGGTCGCAGTTTACGTCAAGGCGAGAAAAAAAGCCGTATCGACGAACGCTGGCGTTTGCCCAGCAGCCAATTGATGTCTGTCGGCAGCAGGTTGAAGATTTTATGAGGTATGAACTGTACCGGGCGGTGCTCGGTGAGGTTGGTGTGACTGTGGTGGATAAGCAGGCCCGGGGGCTGGTGCGATGCTGGCAGCGGCTGCGGGCTGGTCGTCAGGTTAAGAAACTGCGGCGCGAGGTAACCAGGCGCTTAGCGGCAATTGAGCGAGAAATGGTGGCGATTGAGCAGGAGCGCGGCGGCTTGGCGGCCCGGCTGTTCGGGCTGAATATTGATTATGTGACGGTACTAGCAGCGCGACAGGAGTATGAAAAGGCGCTGGGTCGGCTGAGTAAAAAAGCGGCCGAGAGCCCAGCCAAGCGGCTGGCGCTATATGAGAAAAAGACCGAAGCGATTCGCGAGGAGTATCTCGATACGGTACCGGGCGTGGCGAATTTGTCAGAGGCGCAGCGGGCGGTCAAGGAAATTGATTCGGTGCTGCTGGCGATTTTTGACCTAGACGCGACAGCACGCAACGAACTGATGAGTGCGTTCAAGCGCTACCGGATGCTGACGCGTGAGCGGGATGTGCTACGGGCGAAGCTTGAGGTGTAGTTTGTAGGAGAGATATCGGGCCCCGTGTGGTTCGTTGGAATTGAGATAGCTGCTGCCGCGGCTAATTAGGCTTGGCTCGTCGTTTCGGTTGAGCCAGGCTGCGTATCGCCAGCTGCCATGCAGGTCTGGCACACTCCTTCAAGTTCAAAGTGGTGGCGCTCGACACGGAAGTGATGGCGCTGGCCGATCAAGGCAATGAGTCGCTCTAGCTCTGGTGTCTCCAGCGGTTCGGCATTATGACAGCGGGTGCAGTAGAGGTGGTGGTGATGTGTGATGAATGGCTCGGCGAGCTCATAACGGACTTTCCAACCGATGTGGATGGTGTTAATGACGTGGAGCTCGTGAAAGGTTTCGAGAATGCGATAGATGCTGGTGCGGTTAGTGTTCGGGCAGCGCTTGGCGATTTCGGCGATGGTCAGTGGCACGTCGATGGATTCGAGTGCCGTAAAGACTTCGCAGCGTGATTTGGTCAGACGAAGGTCGGCCCGGCGAAAGATGTCGTGTAAGGTATCCATGTCGCAATTGTATCACTTATTGCGACAAAATTGCAATAAGCTACACAATGCGCCATACTGATGAGCTATGAATGAATGTATTGAACGAGTGCTGAGCTTGCCGCAGCTCACACCTTCTGAGGAAGTTAATGCGGCATTTACCGAATTAGTTGAGAAAGTGGTGGCGCATGGTAAAGAGCCGCTACTATGCGACGAGGATATTCGCCGTCAGGTGCAGCGGCGCTGCGCGGTAGCCGAGGGAGAGCTGGAACAGTACTGGTCAAGGCGTATCACAGGGGCGGATAACCCGTGGGCGGAGTTAGGAGCGTTTCCGTATCATGAAAATTATGAGGAGTTGACGCGGCGTGAGATTGGGCTACTGGGACGGACTGGGCTCCAGTTATGTAGCTCCTCGGAGGTAGCGATGATCGGTAGCGGGCCGTTGCCACTAACGGGCTGGTGGCTGCATCAATCAACGGGAGCGCGGATTACGCATGTTGATGCGTCGGACAAGGCGATTGAGTTATCACGCGGCCTTGCGGCGGCGCTTGATTGGCCGGGTGAATTTGTGACCGGTCTGGGTCAGTCGGTGGTGTTGGATGAGGGGTGGTACGATGCGATATATGTAGCGGGGCTGGCTGGCGAAACGCTGGCGGAAAAGCAAGCAATTGTTGATCATGTACGACCAGCGCTTAAACCAGATGGGCGACTGCTCGCGCGCGGGGCGTATGGGGCACGTACCCTGCTCTATCCAGGGTTTGATGCTCACGCTCTCGAGGGTGTGCGGCTGATGGAGGAATATCATCCGACAGATAACATCATTAATTCAGTCTTTGTGTATGAAGCTGCACAGTAAAATAACTTAGCACTAATTGAGACATTGTCGCAATAATGATACATAGCTACACACCGAGGAATTCATATGGGTTGGCTGGTTCGGTGGTTGGGGTGATGGTGGGATTGGTGAGGACGTAGACGGCTTTGCCGCCGGATAGTTCACGCTTGATCTGGCCGCGCACCTGTAGCCATTGGTTGTCGCGGTAGCGCTCGGCGTCTGGGGATTTAACGAGAATGCTGATCGGGGTACTGTCGACGGCGCAGCAGCTAATGACGAAGCGCGAGAGCTCGAAGTAGCGGTTGTCGTAAAAGCCGCCTGGGTCGCGCGCCACAAAGCCGGTGACGTCAATGGTTACACCGTCAAAAAAGCTATCGTTTGGACAGTCGTCAAACGCGCTGCGCCAGCGGTTCATGGAAACGGGCTTGCCGTCAAGTGGCTCTGGCTTATCACAGCGGCCGGTGGTGCTGGTCGGCCCAGACGTGGCACGATTGGCGGCACTGGACGAGGACAGTGGGCGCGGCGGCAGGACGATGGCCAAGGTGAGGATGCCGGCGGTGATGATTGAAAGTAGAGAGATTTTACACCGTGGCTTTGCTGGACGCTCCATGGTTGCCGCGCCAGCGGAGGCGCGTCGCTTCCCTGCTAGGTTATGGCGCAGCTGTAGAACAATATCGATAAGGAGTAACATGCCACCAGCCACGGTCGCCACGACGGCGAGCAAATGGTAGCGCGGATGAATGTAAAAGCCGAGCTGGCCGCGGACGGCGATGAGGATGATGTAGCCACAGGCGAGTAGCCCGCCGCCAGCGCGCAGTAGTGGGCCGAGTTTAGCGCGCATAGAGATTGACTCCGATCCCTGCCGCGAGCGACAGACTGAAAATAATGAGCATAACCAGCAGGATAAATCGCGGACGGAAGGTGCTTCTCATGAGGAGAATCAGTTTGATGTCGATCATCGGGCCAGTCAGCAGAAAAGCGAGGACGGAGCCATTGGTGAAGATACGGGCGTAAGCCAGCGCGAAAAACGCATCGACGCTGGAGCAGATGGAGACGACGAAGCCGAGACCGATCATGGCGATGACCGACAGGATGATGTCGCCGCCGACGGTGTTGATGATGGAGCGCGGAACGAAGACTTGGGTGGCGGCAGCGATCATGGCGCCAAGGACCAGCATGGTGGTGAGCTGCCAGAATTCGTTGCGAGAATCAGCGAGAATGTGGCGAAAAGTTGTTGGATGACGGTCGGTGCAAGAGGCAGCAAATGACGGCTGGAGGACGTGCCTCGGGTGAATAAAGCTGACGATCAGAGCGGTCAGCTGGACGATTAGAAAGCCAAAGCCGATGCGCCACCAGACCATGCGCGGCTCGAAACTAAAGGCGGTCATGGTGGCGATGATGGTGATCGGATTGAGGATCGGCGCGGCCAAGAGAAAGCTGATGACGTCGGCGGGCTTGAGGCCGTGCGCTAGGAGGCTGCGGGCGACTGGCACATTGCCGCATTCACAGACTGGCAGTGCGATGCCGATGAGCGAGAGGAGGAAGCGGCGGATGAGCACGTGTTTGGGGAGGATTTTA of Candidatus Nanosynbacter lyticus contains these proteins:
- a CDS encoding permease, whose protein sequence is MSSLQTIYQRAGAWFKNHSDAIRWSIVGLFGIVVMQYGLQIDLWLVAHPPQTWAGTLAPLAQDFLTLTCSVIVEATPFLIIGIIVSALIRRFLPPDRLLKILPKHVLIRRFLLSLIGIALPVCECGNVPVARSLLAHGLKPADVISFLLAAPILNPITIIATMTAFSFEPRMVWWRIGFGFLIVQLTALIVSFIHPRHVLQPSFAASCTDRHPTTFRHILADSRNEFWQLTTMLVLGAMIAAATQVFVPRSIINTVGGDIILSVIAMIGLGFVVSICSSVDAFFALAYARIFTNGSVLAFLLTGPMIDIKLILLMRSTFRPRFILLVMLIIFSLSLAAGIGVNLYAR
- a CDS encoding nicotianamine synthase family protein, with protein sequence MNECIERVLSLPQLTPSEEVNAAFTELVEKVVAHGKEPLLCDEDIRRQVQRRCAVAEGELEQYWSRRITGADNPWAELGAFPYHENYEELTRREIGLLGRTGLQLCSSSEVAMIGSGPLPLTGWWLHQSTGARITHVDASDKAIELSRGLAAALDWPGEFVTGLGQSVVLDEGWYDAIYVAGLAGETLAEKQAIVDHVRPALKPDGRLLARGAYGARTLLYPGFDAHALEGVRLMEEYHPTDNIINSVFVYEAAQ
- a CDS encoding TIGR03943 family putative permease subunit encodes the protein MRAKLGPLLRAGGGLLACGYIILIAVRGQLGFYIHPRYHLLAVVATVAGGMLLLIDIVLQLRHNLAGKRRASAGAATMERPAKPRCKISLLSIITAGILTLAIVLPPRPLSSSSAANRATSGPTSTTGRCDKPEPLDGKPVSMNRWRSAFDDCPNDSFFDGVTIDVTGFVARDPGGFYDNRYFELSRFVISCCAVDSTPISILVKSPDAERYRDNQWLQVRGQIKRELSGGKAVYVLTNPTITPTTEPANPYEFLGV
- the dprA gene encoding DNA-processing protein DprA: MEINRIRPDEHNFTQRLASIANPPKSLCFMGTLPTASAPVVAIVGSRKPSAYGREVTEQLAGDLATAGCIIVSGLALGIDGIAQKAALEAGGTVIGVIPNELPDISPQTNYKLAMNIIENGGAILSEWKKGDGKIVNRWSFLERNRLVSGLADAVIITEAAERSGTLNTAAHALSQGRDVFAVPGNITSPLSAGCNALLKQGALVATTATDILDVIAPSTTQSATDQAIIPLGETPAENTIIDLLRTGLRDGDQLQQQSGLTPADFATALTMLEINGVIKPLGANNWTLR
- a CDS encoding Fur family transcriptional regulator, encoding MDTLHDIFRRADLRLTKSRCEVFTALESIDVPLTIAEIAKRCPNTNRTSIYRILETFHELHVINTIHIGWKVRYELAEPFITHHHHLYCTRCHNAEPLETPELERLIALIGQRHHFRVERHHFELEGVCQTCMAAGDTQPGSTETTSQA
- a CDS encoding DNA topoisomerase, whose product is MKNLVIVESPAKAKTIEKYLGKDFHVLSSVGHIRSIVKKTKDGTPPIDVANDFFAVYEVDPEKKKVITELKKNVKAVGKDNVWLATDEDREGEAIAWHLCKVLDLPVETTKRIVFHEITKDAITNAIKNPRTVDMNLVQAQQARQILDRLVGFELSPVVWQKVPGGKSAGRVQSPAVRLLVEREREIMKFEGSSQFKVTAVFIHNNQEFKAELNQKFDSEAAAHEFLSSLKPATFTVSDISKTPGTRNPAAPFTTSTLQQEANAKLGFSSKATMASAQRLYQDGKITYMRTDSVNLSGQAIASATDFIKRLYGPDYSTVRKFKTKSASAQEAHEAIRPTDITRETVTSNEYDQKLYDLIRRRTLASQMSAAKLEKTTMVIAIGGARASHKTIRDPHEVAQIFSETPLAPDEPAPATPPALEAVKRSRGADVSAERSLSISSGDTSEKSTPAQERGAGNTDLSDDVREAATADLYFEAKGEVITFDGFLRVYGGGKDEILPKLHSGDTLETHNIIARQTFARPPARYTEGSLVKKLEDLGIGRPSTYATIIDTVQTRGYVEKGDSEGQPRDVIVLSYNGEEVSRDVIQEKTGSTRGKLIPTPSGELIADFLTDHFTQIVDYDFTANVETEFDKIAAAELAKSAMLHGFYTPFHKLIEQSGGIDRSKVGANREVGIDPKSGKPILARFGRFGPMLQLGATDDEDKPRFAPLPKGAKIETVTLEQALEMFKLPRVVGQTEDGQDIKANIGRFGPYIQVGKLFVSIKPEDPHTITLEKARELYAAKLQAEAEKNIADFGDGVKVLNGRFGPYITDGTKNAKVPKDTDPKTITHEQALELLKVAPVKPARRGRTSTKPSKSPRKSSRSKK
- a CDS encoding CDP-alcohol phosphatidyltransferase family protein gives rise to the protein MKKGRKLVRSNEAVSDSSIATFTRDVLTIPNAMSLTGGKLTWDGAENLEEVSGLVRVIIGRSIDVADGAVARATGQTSNVGAAVDAITDKVVTLKLLYEMLKKGAAPKSVIGTIALLNTINATATGIANYRSKHKGETRPTKSGKLAMAGETLALFAYASAYTAEHNDKSELAETLRTVGRTAFVASLPLAAHASWTYIKRAIFGSDGDE